The Arcanobacterium pinnipediorum genome includes the window CAACACTCACATGTGCGAACACAATGGGAGGGCGATCTTCAGCACAATCACCCTCCCATAAAAGCTGCAACACCTATTTCGACATATCTAATCGACTACTCCAGCACATCAGATCGCGCCTGAATAAACGCACCAACCGCTTCACGAATATCTTGGTGCGAATGCGCTGCCGAGAGCTGGACACGAATACGTGCCTTACCCAACGGCACCACTGGGTAAGAGAAGGCAGTAACATAAACCCCTAGCTCATTTAGGCGCGCCGCAATGTCGCTTGCTAGCCGGGCACCATCCTCACCTGGGAACATCACCGCAATAATCGCATGCGAGCCCGGCAACAATTCAAAACCAGCCTCACTCATCAACGAACGGAACAACTGCGCATTATCGGCAACCTTTTCCCGCAAGTCATCACCTGCACGGGCAATATCTAGCGCCTTCAACGAACCCGCAACGAGCGAAGGAGCAACCGCATTAGAGAACAGATACGGGCGAGCACGCTGCTTTAACAAAGCAATAAGTTCGCTAGGTCCAGCAATGTAACCACCAGAAGCACCGCCAAGAGCCTTACCCAAAGTACCGCTCAAGATATCTACCCGATCTGCAACACCAAACTGCGACGGAGTACCCGAACCATGCTCACCAACAATACCCGTCGCATGCGAATCGTCAACCATCACCATAGCGTCAAATTCTTCAGCCAGATCGCAAATTTCTGGCAACTTAGCATAATAGCCGTCCATGGAAAACACACCGTCGGTGACAATTAAAATACGCCCCACACCTTGAGCGCGTGCCGCTACAAGCTGCTGGCGCAACTGATCCATATCGGAATTCTTATACCGGAAGCGTTGCGCCTTACTCAAGCGAACGCCGTCGATAATCGAAGCATGGTTGAGCTCATCGGAGATAACGGCGTCGTCTTTACTTAACAAAACCTCGAAAATGCCACCGTTGGCATCGAAAGCAGACGGGAACAAAATCGCATCTTCCATCCCCACATAGTCCGCAATTTTCCGCTCCAACTGGCGGTGAATATCTTGGGTTCCACAAATAAAACGCACCGAAGCCGTGCCATAGCCATAGTTATCCAACCCAGCATGCGCCGCGGCGATAATCTCCGGATTGTTTGCCAAACCCAAATAGTTATTGGCACAAAAATTCAGTAGCTCCCCGTCAGCAGTGCGAATATGAGCCGACTGTGGAGACAGGATCTCCCGCTCATTCTTAAACAGTCCACCAGCTCGAATCTCATCAAGCGTATTGGCCAATTCTTCTCGAATACTAAACATTAGTCATTCCATTCCAAAATAATCTTGCCCGCATGTCCACTACGTGCCGTTTCAAACGCTTCTTCCCAATTCTCGGGCGCAAACCGATGCGTAATCACCTTGCGAATTTGCTCACGCAACCGCTGCGAACCAGTCATCAGATAGGTCGCACGGAACCACGTATCATACATAGCTCGCCCATAAACACCCTTAATCGTCAGCATGTGTGAAATGAGCGAATTCCAATCAATAGCATACTGCCGAGCCGGAAGCCCCAGCAAAGCAATCTTCGCACCGTGCGCACACAAATCAATCATTTGCGCCATCGCAACCGGTGCACCCGAAATCTCCAAACCGACGTCGAAACCTTCAGTCATCCCCAACGACCCGAAGTAATTACGGATATCTTCGTATGCCGTATTAACTCCCACAATGCCGTCGATAGCTTTGGCGAGATCCAGACGTTCATCGTTAATATCAGTCAACACAACATTACGTGCCCCAGCATGACGCGCAATCGCCGCACACATGATGCCGATCGGACCCGCGCCAGTTACTAAAACATCCTCAGCCGTCAACGGGAACTGAAATGCAGTGTGAACTGCATTACCAAAAGGATCAAATAGAGCGCCAAGTTCTGGATCGATCTCATCGGGCTGAATCCACACATTGGTTACCGGAACTACCACGTAATCAGCAAAAGCACCATCACGATCCACCCCGATAGAAACCGTATTAGGACACATGTGGCGGTTACCCGAGCGGCAATTGCGACAATTGCCACACACTACGTGACCCTCTACTGAAACACGCTGGCCGACATGGAACTGACCTTGCCCCTCACCTTCAACCACATCAGGACCAAGTTCAACAATTTCACCATAAAACTCATGTCCGATAGTTTGCCCTGCCTGCACATGCGCAGCCGCAAAATCGTCCCACGACAAGATATGGAGATCAGTTCCGCACAGTCCTGCCCGCATGACTTTGATTTTTACTTCGCCATAGCCAGGTATCGGCTCAGGAACTTCACGTAACTCTAGGCCAGGGCCTTGGAGAGGTTTAACAAGCGCTCGCATAGATCATCCTTGGAAGGGAGTAGAGAAAATCTTTCACTACATACGATAACCCTTTGTGTTGTCTAACGTAACCCTGGGATCTAGAATCACTTAAGTGAACCGTCTGAGAAAGATGCGACCCACCTATATTTTAATATCGGCGTTCATTGTGACGCTGATAGTGGGGACATTCCTATTGATGCTCCCGGTCTCCGTAACCGGGCGGCCTCCTTGGCCATATCCACTCGAAACACCTCCTTTCGAGTATGGTCCACAGTTTGACGGCGGCGCCCCGTTTTCCGTCGCTTTTTTCACCGCAACCTCCGCGACAGCAGTGACCGGACTCGCCGTAGTTGATACGGCAACCTATTTTTCTCCTTTCGGCCAAACAATCATCGCAGTTCTGATCCAACTCGGCGGTATCGGCACAATGACAATCGTTACCCTGGTCGCAATGGTTTTGGCGCGACGCTCCGACATGCGCACCCGCGTCGTTGCATCAGCCTCAGTTAGCGGAGTCGGCCTGGGAAATGTACGTCGGGTAGTGAGCGGCGTCGTGATCTTGACGGTAACCGTAGAAACTATCCTCGCCTTCACTTTGCTCTTGCGATACATCTTCCTAGGTGACTCTTTCAAAACCGCACTCGGTAAAGCGTCATTCCACGCCATATCGGCATTTAACAATGCCGGATTTGCCTTGTCCACTAATTCACTGATGGACTTCGCTACCGATCCATGGATCATCTTGCCCATCTCAATCGGGATCATCATCGGCGGCTTGGGCTTCCCTGCTCTCCTCGCCTTTTACCGATGTGGCGCACACTGGTGGCGCTGGCCCATGACAACGCGCCTAGTTTTCGTTGGCACTATCAGTTTGCTCCTATCTGGCTGGCTCTTCTTCGCCGTCGCCGAATGGAATAACCCGAATACTTTGGGCACTGCGAAGGATTCGGCAGGCAAGATTCTGATGGCATTTTTTGCCTCCATCACTCCGCGCACCGCCGGATTCAACTCCATCGACGTCGGTTCCATGACAGATATTTCACGTGTTATGACCGACATGCTCATGTTTATCGGTGGTGGTCCGGGTGGCACCGCCGGCGGAGTTAAAATAACGACGGCGTTCGTCATCGGTTTCGTGGTGTGGTCAGAGATGCGCGGTGGGCGCGCTGTAAACATTTTAGGGCTACGTCTACCACGCTCTGCTCAACGCCAAGCACTCACCGTAATGTCACTATCGTCGATAGCAGTAATGGCCGGAACCATGTTGATCATGGTGCAAACTACAGCCAATCTCGATCAAGCACTATTTGAATCAGTCTCGGCATTCGCAACTGTTGGCCTATCAACTGGAATTACACCAACATTGCCTGAATCCAGCCAGATAGTGTTGATAGTATTAATGATTATTGGCCGGTTAGGACCTTTGACAATTGCCACGGCGTTAGCGTTACGGACAACCCCGCTGACCTACGAGCTTCCTAAAGATCGGCCATTAATCGGCTAGGAAAGGAGATATGGTATGCGTTTGCGCCATTCTGCTCATAAACACGACGTTGCTGTATTCGGTTTGGGTCGCTTTGGATCATCCTTGGCACTGGAATTGGTCTATGCCGGATACAGCGTCCTGGGTATCGACAAATCGCCCGCGGTTGTCCAGAGCCTAGCAAGCAAGCTCCCTCATGTTCTTGCTACTGATCCAACAAATGAAGAAACGCTCTACGAGTTAGGCATCCAAGACTTTTCTCGGGTTGTGGTGGCCATTGGCAATGATCTTGCATCCTCGATTTTGGTAACGTCAGCTTTACTGAAAATGAACGGACCTGAAGTGTGGGCAAAGGCCTCTACACCGCAACAAGGTCAGATTCTCGAACAAATGGGAGTTAAACACATCTTCTACCCAGAATCTGATATGGGACGGCGAGCTGCACATATCGTCGCCCAGTCCTTCAACGACTACGTTGAGCTCGGTTACGGCTATGCGCTGGTTTCTACCACAGTTAACGACGATATGACCGGCAAACCGTTGGCAGAGCTCGGATTGCGCCGTTCCAAGGGTATTTCAATCATCGCAGTCAAAGGACCTACCGACGACTGGATCAATGCCTACGCCGAAACCATTCTCGAACCCGGTGATGAAATTTTGGCAGTTGGTCCGAGCAAAACAATCGCCTCAATAGTTTCGGAATAGAGCTCTAAGATACGTTTCGTTCAGTGCGCTGATCCGGCAGTTTCTTTCGTCCAGATCGTATCGGGAATATTGCCTGGCAGATAGCGGTTATCGTCTGCCACAAACGCACCTTCGCCCTTCGTCGATTCAAAATCACGAAGCACTCCAAACGCCCACGATCCCAAGAGAATAATGGCAACAAGATTGATTGTTGCCATGAAGAACATGGACGTATCAGCAATTGTCCACACTAGACCCAGCTTGGCTACTGCACCCACGAACGTTGCAATGACAACGACAATACGCAAAACGATGTTTCCTAGCTTCTTCGTTGGGAATAGGTAGTCCATGTTCACTTCTGCATAGGCGTAGTTTCCAATAAGGGTAGAGAAGCAGAAGACCATAACTAAAATAATCATCACTGGCTGAACCCACGGACCAAGTGCAGCTGCGGCAGCATTCGTCGTTAGGGTTGCTCCTTCGACTTCTTGGCCCGGGGTGTAGATACCTGAGATAAGAATAATGAATGCTGTTGCCGAACAAATAAGCATAGTGTCAACAAAGACGCCCATGGCTTGGATGAGGCCTTGGCGAGCGGGGTGAATTGTGGTGGCGGTCGATGCTGCGTTTGGTGCCGAACCCATACCCGCTTCGTTGGAATACAAACCACGCTTGACGCCATTCATTATCGCCGCAGTAAAACCGCCTGCAGTTCCAGCGAATGCCTCATTGAGTCCAAAAGCTGACTCAAAAATCTCGGTGAAGACTGGGATGATATGTTCAAGATTCATCAAGATAACGATGATGGCGATACCGATATATACCAACGCCATCGCTGGTGCCAGAATTTCTGTCACGCGGGCAACGGATTTTAGTCCACCAAGAATAACTGCACCGGTTAGTGCAGTAACGACTAGGCCAGTTGCCCACGTTGGCCAACCATAGGCCTCATATAGTGAATTGGACATAGTGTTGGACTGGACGAGTTCGAAAGCAATACCGTAAGTGAAAAGAAGAGAGACAGCAAAAACTGCACCCCAACGCCAAGATTTGAGACCTTTCCATATATAGTAGGCCGGACCGCCACGGTAAGTTCCATCGTGCCAGGGAACTTTAAATAACTGGGCTAAAGCAGCTTCGATGAACGCAGTTGCCATACCGAGTAACGCAACAACCCACATCCAAAATACGGCGCCAGCGCCACCAAGAGTAATCGCCACGGCCACTCCGGCAATGTTTCCGGTTCCTACTCGTGCTGCCAGACCGATGGCGAATGCTTGGAAAGAAGAAATCTGACCACGCTGAGCTTCTCGGCTGTGGCCAATAACCTTGATCATCTTGCCAAATAGCCGGAATTGAAGCCCCGCAGAACGAACCGTGAAATAGATTCCGGCTCCGATCAACAATGGGATTAAAATCCATGTGTAAATGACGTCGTTAAAACCCGACAGAGCCGATTTCAGACTATCTACAAAATTCTGCATGGGATATTCTCCTTTTCTGGCAAGCACATCACTGCCGAAGTCACATCCTAGCGTAATTTACTAAAAACTTAACATCTAATCCATAATGTGAGAAGGCATGCTTATGTTAGAAAACCGCAGGGTGTGGACTATCACCCGCACCGAAGGTAGTGCGCTACATGCAAATACCGTAGCGATCTGTTCGAGCGAATCGGCTCTAGCTAATGATTCACCAGTGAAGGATATCTGTAGTTATCACCGCGAACAAGGATGTGAATAAAGACTGGATCAAAATAAAAAGAGCCCCCTGTCAGACTCGAACTGACGACCTACGCTTTACAAGAGCGTCGCTCTACCAACTGAGCTAAGGAGGCGGGCACATCCGAATCTTTTATCGAACGGGCGTGCTTAACTATAATGACAGAGAAAACCCGGTAATGCCAATCGCATTACCGGGTAATCTTCGACACGTTTAGTGTAGTGCAATCACTATTACTGCTTTCCTGCAGCCTTCTTCAAGATTTCTGGCACAACCTCATCGGGGTTACCCTTGGTCCAAGAATCGTCTGCTTGACCATCGACGGTCAGGGTAGGTGTACCAGTGAAACCGTTGTCTCGGAAAGTGCCAACGGTCTTGGCAACGACATCTTGCCACTTCGAATCAAGGATTGAAGCCGGCAGATCATTGACCACATCATCTGCAACACCAACGCTCTTGGCGATGTCAGCGATATCGGCGGCCGTCGGGACTGCTGGCACGGTTTGATCGTGGATCTTCTTTCCGTGTTCCATCATTGCGGTATTGAAGTCCCAGACCTTTTCTGGAGCATACTGCGCAAGATAGTAGAACGCTGTGGCACCCTTGGTTGAAAAATCAGTGCCGAGCGTATTGACCAAATGCAACGATACTTGAATATCGCCGTTTGTAGCGTGGTCCTTCATTAACGGAACATACTTAGCGTCAAAAACTTCACATGCTGGGCACATAAAATCAGACCACAGCCCAACAACTGACTTGCCGGATTCTTCGGAGGTTGCAACCTGGTTTTCATCAAACAACACTCCACCGTCTGCTGCAACGTTATCGGTTAGAACTTCGCGAGATGAGCCCGTGTAAGACCCGAGCTGTTTAGCATCTCCGCGATCAGAAGAAATAATCTGCCACACAGCAAACACGACAAGAAGGAGAGCAACTGCACCCACGGCGATCATAATTACTTTCCGGCGTTGAGCTTGCTTAGCTTCAAGCTCTTTGAGCATCCGAGCTTTCTCGCGCGCAGCTTGGCGTCGTTCTTCTTTCGTCATCCGCTCTTGGGAAAGACCAGGAGTGTTCTTGGAAGCCATTATCGTCCTTTACGTTAATGAGTTAAATCTGTTTCGATCTTAGTGCGTTTCACTGAAAAACATATCACTGACAACTATATTTATGCTGAAAGAATACTATAAAAATAGTGCTGATTGATGCCAATATAGCCACTTTGCCCAACCACAAGTGCGGCCAGAAGAATCGCTAGTGCCACAACAATCCAAAAAACGTAGTAGCTCGGCGAGGGCGCTAACTCCCGCACGGTAAGTCGCCACCCGTTACGGGCGTGGATCGCCCAATCTGGCGTCCATAAAATCAACAAGGAAATGAAGGCCACAACCGCTAAAATCACGCGAATATCAAGATCTAGCCAGCTACCAAGACCGTAAGTAGCCAACCATGCTCCGGCTCCACCCACGATCACCGCTAGTGTGCCACCGACGACGAGGAGCACCCCAGCATGAAGAACCATCAACGGAAATCGCATAATCAGCGCGAAGCTCGCCTGTTTGCCACGTTGTTTGCGTATCGTGTAGCGCTGATGCAAGAGCCCGATAACGCAAAAAATTAAGAACGCGCCTCCAGCTATGCTTGCTGTGATCACAATATCCCAGCTAGCAGTAACTGATAAACCAAGCAATGCCAGTAACGCCAAGAGTCGGGCTCGCCCCATCGGGCGCGAACTGAGCTCGCCTGATTCTTCGGACTGCTCACCATAGGCACCAAGCCCCGACCCCGCCTCCTGATCACCGCTATACTCACGGTCATCAATATCAAAGGCAGTCCGATAACCCTCACTATCACCATCTTGATTGGCGATGATTGCCGAGTCTATGAACGGCCCAGACGCAGGAGCTATGAGTGTTGGCACAGTTTGGTCCATCGTAATGACCTGAGTGCGCTCATCGCGATGCCCGCCTTCGTCGTCGCTAGCAAACTCGTCGTCGTCACTGGCAAAATCGTCGTCGTCACTGGCAAACTCGTCGTCGTCGCTGGCAAACTCGCCTTCAGATCCTGCCTGCAGATCATTATCAAGATCTGCTAACGCCTCTACCATCTGATCAAACGGTAGTCGCAAAGTTACATCCGCGAGGAGACTAGCTTTCAAAATCTTAGCAACACGCCAATCCATTCCAGTCATATCGGGCTGGCCCTCTAAAACTTG containing:
- a CDS encoding alanine/glycine:cation symporter family protein, producing the protein MQNFVDSLKSALSGFNDVIYTWILIPLLIGAGIYFTVRSAGLQFRLFGKMIKVIGHSREAQRGQISSFQAFAIGLAARVGTGNIAGVAVAITLGGAGAVFWMWVVALLGMATAFIEAALAQLFKVPWHDGTYRGGPAYYIWKGLKSWRWGAVFAVSLLFTYGIAFELVQSNTMSNSLYEAYGWPTWATGLVVTALTGAVILGGLKSVARVTEILAPAMALVYIGIAIIVILMNLEHIIPVFTEIFESAFGLNEAFAGTAGGFTAAIMNGVKRGLYSNEAGMGSAPNAASTATTIHPARQGLIQAMGVFVDTMLICSATAFIILISGIYTPGQEVEGATLTTNAAAAALGPWVQPVMIILVMVFCFSTLIGNYAYAEVNMDYLFPTKKLGNIVLRIVVVIATFVGAVAKLGLVWTIADTSMFFMATINLVAIILLGSWAFGVLRDFESTKGEGAFVADDNRYLPGNIPDTIWTKETAGSAH
- a CDS encoding glycine C-acetyltransferase, with the translated sequence MFSIREELANTLDEIRAGGLFKNEREILSPQSAHIRTADGELLNFCANNYLGLANNPEIIAAAHAGLDNYGYGTASVRFICGTQDIHRQLERKIADYVGMEDAILFPSAFDANGGIFEVLLSKDDAVISDELNHASIIDGVRLSKAQRFRYKNSDMDQLRQQLVAARAQGVGRILIVTDGVFSMDGYYAKLPEICDLAEEFDAMVMVDDSHATGIVGEHGSGTPSQFGVADRVDILSGTLGKALGGASGGYIAGPSELIALLKQRARPYLFSNAVAPSLVAGSLKALDIARAGDDLREKVADNAQLFRSLMSEAGFELLPGSHAIIAVMFPGEDGARLASDIAARLNELGVYVTAFSYPVVPLGKARIRVQLSAAHSHQDIREAVGAFIQARSDVLE
- a CDS encoding TrkH family potassium uptake protein, which translates into the protein MNRLRKMRPTYILISAFIVTLIVGTFLLMLPVSVTGRPPWPYPLETPPFEYGPQFDGGAPFSVAFFTATSATAVTGLAVVDTATYFSPFGQTIIAVLIQLGGIGTMTIVTLVAMVLARRSDMRTRVVASASVSGVGLGNVRRVVSGVVILTVTVETILAFTLLLRYIFLGDSFKTALGKASFHAISAFNNAGFALSTNSLMDFATDPWIILPISIGIIIGGLGFPALLAFYRCGAHWWRWPMTTRLVFVGTISLLLSGWLFFAVAEWNNPNTLGTAKDSAGKILMAFFASITPRTAGFNSIDVGSMTDISRVMTDMLMFIGGGPGGTAGGVKITTAFVIGFVVWSEMRGGRAVNILGLRLPRSAQRQALTVMSLSSIAVMAGTMLIMVQTTANLDQALFESVSAFATVGLSTGITPTLPESSQIVLIVLMIIGRLGPLTIATALALRTTPLTYELPKDRPLIG
- a CDS encoding potassium channel family protein, which codes for MRLRHSAHKHDVAVFGLGRFGSSLALELVYAGYSVLGIDKSPAVVQSLASKLPHVLATDPTNEETLYELGIQDFSRVVVAIGNDLASSILVTSALLKMNGPEVWAKASTPQQGQILEQMGVKHIFYPESDMGRRAAHIVAQSFNDYVELGYGYALVSTTVNDDMTGKPLAELGLRRSKGISIIAVKGPTDDWINAYAETILEPGDEILAVGPSKTIASIVSE
- a CDS encoding serine/threonine-protein kinase, which produces MRERAQLSGYTLIKQIGSGGMSTVFEALSPAGERVALKQMSPGLVGDVAMRERFIREVSMLQRVSSSHVAQILDVELDDDVFIVTELVDGPTLEADVNENGVFRGQDLVDLATELAQALRAVHAVGVLHRDLKPSNVMIGESGVVLIDFGISQAVGATRLTQVGSVAHTPGYVDPRIITGSDPDQDADWWALAAVVGFAACGHPLFHGTPAAIMRQVLEGQPDMTGMDWRVAKILKASLLADVTLRLPFDQMVEALADLDNDLQAGSEGEFASDDDEFASDDDDFASDDDEFASDDEGGHRDERTQVITMDQTVPTLIAPASGPFIDSAIIANQDGDSEGYRTAFDIDDREYSGDQEAGSGLGAYGEQSEESGELSSRPMGRARLLALLALLGLSVTASWDIVITASIAGGAFLIFCVIGLLHQRYTIRKQRGKQASFALIMRFPLMVLHAGVLLVVGGTLAVIVGGAGAWLATYGLGSWLDLDIRVILAVVAFISLLILWTPDWAIHARNGWRLTVRELAPSPSYYVFWIVVALAILLAALVVGQSGYIGINQHYFYSILSA
- the tdh gene encoding L-threonine 3-dehydrogenase translates to MRALVKPLQGPGLELREVPEPIPGYGEVKIKVMRAGLCGTDLHILSWDDFAAAHVQAGQTIGHEFYGEIVELGPDVVEGEGQGQFHVGQRVSVEGHVVCGNCRNCRSGNRHMCPNTVSIGVDRDGAFADYVVVPVTNVWIQPDEIDPELGALFDPFGNAVHTAFQFPLTAEDVLVTGAGPIGIMCAAIARHAGARNVVLTDINDERLDLAKAIDGIVGVNTAYEDIRNYFGSLGMTEGFDVGLEISGAPVAMAQMIDLCAHGAKIALLGLPARQYAIDWNSLISHMLTIKGVYGRAMYDTWFRATYLMTGSQRLREQIRKVITHRFAPENWEEAFETARSGHAGKIILEWND
- a CDS encoding thioredoxin domain-containing protein, which produces MASKNTPGLSQERMTKEERRQAAREKARMLKELEAKQAQRRKVIMIAVGAVALLLVVFAVWQIISSDRGDAKQLGSYTGSSREVLTDNVAADGGVLFDENQVATSEESGKSVVGLWSDFMCPACEVFDAKYVPLMKDHATNGDIQVSLHLVNTLGTDFSTKGATAFYYLAQYAPEKVWDFNTAMMEHGKKIHDQTVPAVPTAADIADIAKSVGVADDVVNDLPASILDSKWQDVVAKTVGTFRDNGFTGTPTLTVDGQADDSWTKGNPDEVVPEILKKAAGKQ